The proteins below come from a single Cannabis sativa cultivar Pink pepper isolate KNU-18-1 chromosome 3, ASM2916894v1, whole genome shotgun sequence genomic window:
- the LOC133035636 gene encoding uncharacterized protein LOC133035636, translating into MQETIRQQGEQIRDLREQQARPAPILAPQVVPPNVGDRMEPIYERFRKQNPPVFEGGPDPLKAEQWMTMIASIFDFMRVENNDRVRCAIYMLRDDARIWWEIVSQGHNLNTMTWDAFRALFYEKYYNESIRAAQAEEFARLVQGSMTVTEYATKFDRLAKFASDEVASDAARKAKFIRGLEEYIARDVIMAAKQSGIVKTYPQIVDLALTAEGAESMIRKKSTQRKDVWKTSSSTGVSKSFSPNDRKRKPDGPLVVGPNRKFQGNQGFRRGRNEVWQPYPECPKCKRHHLGECRSRVCYQCGVAGHFKNNCPQLQKPEAKKESPVVPARVFALTQADAEAGPSTVTGKGKAKLEQP; encoded by the coding sequence ATGCAAGAGACGATTAGGCAGCAAGGGGAGCAGATTCGAGACCTGAGAGAGCAACAGGCTCGTCCTGCACCTATACTGGCACCTCAGGTAGTGCCACCGAATGTGGGGGATCGTATGGAACCAATTTATGAGCGGTTCAGGAAACAAAACCCACCTGTGTTTGAGGGTGGCCCAGACCCACTGAAAGCAGAACAGTGGATGACTATGATTGCTTCTATCTTTGATTTCATGCGGGTAGAAAATAATGATCGGGTACGATGTGCTATTTATATgttacgagatgatgcccggaTATGGTGGGAGATTGTTTCCCAAGGTCATAATCTGAATACTATGACTTGGGATGCATTCAGGGCACTGTTTTATGAGAAATATTATAATGAATCCATTCGTGCCGCTCAAGCTGAAGAGTTCGCACGATTGGTTCAAGGTAGCATGACTGTGACTGAATATGCTACCAAGTTTGACAGGCTAGCCAAGTTTGCTTCTGATGAAGTGGCCAGTGATGCTGCAAGAAAAGCTAAGTTTATCAGAGGTCTTGAAGAGTATATTGCTAGAGATGTGATTATGGCAGCCAAACAATCAGGGATCGTGAAGACTTATCCTCAGATTGTGGACTTAGCTCTCACTGCTGAGGGGGCTGAAAGCATGATTCGTAAAAAGAGTACTCAGAGGAAGGACGTGTGGAAAACCTCATCTAGTACTGGAGTGAGTAAAAGCTTTAGCCCCAATGACCGAAAAAGGAAACCAGATGGACCACTGGTTGTGGGTCCAAACAGAAAGTTTCAAGGTAACCAGGGCTTTCGTCGAGGCAGAAATGAGGTTTGGCAGCCTTACCCTGAATGCCCAAAATGCAAGAGACATCACTTGGGTGAATGCCGGTCTAGAGTTTGCTACCAATGTGGAGTAGCAGGTCATTTCAAGAACAACTGTCCACAGCTACAAAAGCCCGAGGCTAAGAAAGAAAGTCCTGTGGTTCCTGCTAGGGTGTTTGCTTTGACCCAAGCAGATGCTGAAGCTGGCCCTTCGACTGTTACAG